In a single window of the Acidobacteriota bacterium genome:
- a CDS encoding 5-(carboxyamino)imidazole ribonucleotide synthase produces MYRVIAPNSTIGVFGSGQLGRMFAIEARKMGYRVHTFSPDSDTPTGHISDIETTASYDDLDLVRGFARDVDVITFEFENIPAATIETAAEFVDVRPRGSILHNTQNRLREKTFLSNNGFPVAPFRHIRLIDDLYDAAAEIGFPCVLKTAGFGYDGKGQKKLTGPGDIEPAFAAINGSEAVLEEFIEFQKEVSVVCTRGVDGEFVHYGVIENEHKDHILDLSFAPGNVSETAAAEAIDISRSIAEAFEYVGTMCVEFFLTQDDRLLVNEIAPRPHNSGHLTFGPCVTSQFEQQVRAVCGLPLGSTAFYRPAAIANLLGDIWASGEPNWASAMRAANVSLHLYGKSEPRAGRKMGHLTATDKTPQAAAEAVRMARQRLREKA; encoded by the coding sequence ATGTATAGGGTGATAGCTCCAAATTCGACCATCGGCGTTTTCGGCAGCGGCCAGCTTGGCCGCATGTTTGCGATCGAGGCTCGCAAAATGGGTTATCGCGTGCATACTTTCTCACCCGATTCAGACACGCCGACAGGTCACATCTCGGATATTGAGACCACAGCATCCTATGATGACCTTGATCTGGTCCGAGGATTTGCGCGAGATGTTGATGTCATAACGTTCGAGTTTGAGAACATTCCTGCTGCAACCATCGAAACTGCTGCCGAGTTTGTCGATGTGCGCCCGAGGGGGTCGATTCTCCACAATACCCAGAATCGGCTTCGGGAAAAGACCTTTCTATCAAATAACGGCTTTCCGGTTGCACCTTTTCGTCATATTAGACTCATAGATGATTTGTATGATGCAGCCGCGGAGATCGGTTTTCCATGCGTGCTAAAGACTGCCGGGTTCGGCTATGACGGCAAAGGTCAGAAAAAGCTGACCGGCCCCGGCGATATTGAACCGGCCTTCGCCGCAATAAACGGCAGTGAAGCCGTTTTAGAGGAGTTTATTGAGTTTCAAAAAGAGGTTTCTGTCGTTTGCACTCGTGGAGTCGATGGCGAATTCGTTCATTACGGAGTGATCGAGAACGAGCATAAGGATCATATCCTCGATCTATCGTTCGCTCCGGGAAATGTATCTGAAACCGCTGCAGCCGAGGCTATCGATATCTCTCGAAGTATTGCTGAGGCGTTCGAATATGTCGGCACGATGTGCGTCGAATTCTTTTTGACGCAAGATGATCGGCTGCTGGTCAATGAGATAGCTCCACGGCCGCATAATTCAGGGCATCTTACCTTCGGGCCGTGCGTTACGTCGCAGTTCGAACAGCAGGTCCGGGCAGTTTGCGGGCTTCCGTTGGGCTCGACCGCGTTCTATCGACCCGCGGCAATTGCAAATCTTCTTGGTGATATTTGGGCGAGCGGAGAGCCAAACTGGGCTTCGGCAATGAGAGCAGCAAATGTTTCTCTACATTTGTACGGGAAATCAGAGCCAAGAGCTGGTCGGAAAATGGGGCATTTGACGGCTACTGATAAAACTCCACAGGCGGCGGCGGAAGCCGTTCGCATGGCCCGACAAAGGCTTAGAGAAAAGGCGTGA
- a CDS encoding DNA alkylation repair protein, with amino-acid sequence MRADEIIAELSELGDPSRLDAMKRFAIPTSRSFGISTPELKAFAREVKKLGVDNHSLAADLWASGIHEARSVAYLIDDPNRVTSEQMDAWASDFDNWATVDGTCGHLFCRTALAYEKAVEWTEREPEFEKRAAFSLMAFLAVHEKNATYEKFAAFLPLIEEHSNDERNFVKKAVNWALRQIGKRDLDLNKLAIASAERISATGTKPGRWIAADALRELRSESVRERLVRRNV; translated from the coding sequence ATGAGGGCGGACGAGATCATCGCCGAGTTGAGCGAATTGGGCGACCCGTCGCGGCTGGATGCGATGAAGCGGTTTGCGATCCCCACATCCAGATCGTTCGGCATCTCAACTCCCGAACTCAAGGCGTTTGCTCGCGAAGTGAAAAAGCTCGGTGTCGATAACCATTCGCTTGCTGCCGATCTTTGGGCAAGCGGCATTCACGAGGCGCGCTCGGTCGCGTATCTGATCGATGACCCCAATAGAGTTACGTCCGAGCAAATGGACGCGTGGGCATCTGATTTCGATAATTGGGCAACAGTTGACGGAACTTGCGGACACCTTTTTTGCAGGACAGCGTTAGCATATGAAAAAGCGGTGGAGTGGACGGAGCGAGAACCGGAATTTGAAAAGCGTGCGGCCTTTTCGTTGATGGCCTTTCTCGCTGTTCATGAAAAAAACGCTACGTACGAGAAATTTGCAGCATTTCTTCCGCTGATCGAAGAACACTCAAATGACGAACGCAATTTCGTCAAAAAGGCTGTAAACTGGGCTCTGCGACAGATCGGCAAACGCGATCTCGATCTGAACAAATTGGCGATCGCGTCTGCGGAGCGGATAAGTGCTACCGGCACAAAACCGGGACGCTGGATCGCCGCGGATGCATTGCGTGAACTGCGTAGCGAATCCGTCCGCGAACGTCTGGTAAGAAGAAATGTATAG
- a CDS encoding GAF domain-containing protein, with amino-acid sequence MAESLIFTNLSSRASIYEELIPQLEALLAGETDPVANLANAAAALMEAFGFLWVGFYLVKGDELVLGPFQGPIACSRIGFGNGVCGTSWQRRETVIVPNVDEFPGHIACSSSARSEIVVPIFASDGSVIGVLDIDSDRLDDFSENDTSNLETICNILVRSSGL; translated from the coding sequence ATGGCTGAAAGCCTTATTTTTACAAATCTCAGCAGCAGAGCTTCGATCTATGAAGAGTTGATCCCACAACTCGAGGCATTGCTCGCAGGCGAGACCGACCCGGTGGCAAATCTTGCCAACGCAGCAGCTGCCCTGATGGAAGCATTTGGATTTCTTTGGGTCGGATTCTATTTGGTAAAGGGCGATGAGCTTGTGTTGGGACCATTCCAGGGGCCGATTGCGTGCTCTCGTATCGGATTCGGAAATGGGGTCTGTGGTACTTCATGGCAACGCAGAGAAACAGTCATCGTCCCAAATGTTGATGAATTCCCCGGCCATATCGCTTGTTCTTCGTCCGCAAGATCCGAGATCGTGGTTCCTATTTTTGCTTCTGATGGATCGGTCATCGGGGTCTTAGACATTGATAGCGACCGCTTGGATGACTTTTCGGAAAATGATACCTCGAATCTTGAAACGATCTGTAATATTCTCGTTCGGTCTTCGGGACTTTAG
- a CDS encoding TerC family protein, producing MTPIDYPYWVWILFFSIVLTALAVDLLIVNRKAHAPTRRETFIWATVWVSLALSFGIFIFYQFGINHAKLFLTGYLIELSLSVDNLFVFLLIFTFFKVPKEFQHRVLFWGIMGALVMRMIMIFAGAELVERFHWIIYIFGAFLVYTGLKMFKGSDDDFEPHESFFIKLVTRYVRISKEYDGEKFITVKDGVRTGTLLLLVLITVELTDLVFAVDSIPAIFGITTDRFIIYTSNIFAILGLRTFFFLLADLADRFHYLKYGLAFILTFIGLKMLLPLLAEGLIILVGSESESGFVDLLRRFVAHEFEQEVINISLGVVAFSIVFSIALSLLMPPKHRPDKL from the coding sequence ATGACACCAATCGACTATCCGTACTGGGTTTGGATACTTTTTTTCTCGATCGTCTTAACGGCACTTGCCGTCGATCTCCTCATCGTTAATCGAAAAGCACATGCGCCGACAAGGCGGGAGACATTTATCTGGGCAACCGTCTGGGTTTCTCTGGCACTCAGTTTCGGGATATTCATTTTTTATCAATTCGGCATCAATCACGCAAAGCTGTTTCTGACAGGGTATCTCATTGAACTGTCGCTGTCGGTTGATAATTTATTCGTTTTCCTGCTCATCTTCACATTTTTCAAGGTTCCGAAAGAGTTCCAACATCGCGTTCTGTTTTGGGGCATTATGGGCGCGCTTGTCATGCGGATGATCATGATCTTCGCCGGTGCCGAACTGGTTGAGCGGTTCCACTGGATCATCTACATATTTGGGGCTTTTCTGGTCTACACCGGCCTCAAGATGTTCAAAGGCTCGGATGATGATTTTGAGCCGCACGAGAGCTTTTTTATCAAACTCGTCACTCGATACGTTCGAATTTCTAAGGAATACGATGGGGAGAAGTTCATCACGGTCAAGGACGGTGTCAGGACCGGGACCCTTTTGCTTCTGGTTTTGATAACTGTAGAACTCACCGATCTAGTGTTCGCTGTTGATTCAATACCCGCAATATTTGGTATAACGACGGATCGTTTCATCATTTACACATCGAACATATTCGCGATCCTCGGCCTTCGTACGTTTTTCTTTCTCTTGGCAGATCTCGCCGACAGATTTCATTACCTCAAGTACGGGCTTGCATTTATTCTCACGTTCATCGGATTAAAGATGCTCTTGCCACTCTTGGCAGAAGGACTGATAATATTAGTCGGGTCTGAAAGCGAATCCGGTTTTGTCGATCTTCTCAGGCGTTTCGTCGCACATGAATTTGAACAAGAGGTGATCAACATCTCACTTGGCGTGGTCGCCTTTTCCATAGTCTTCTCAATTGCACTTTCGCTTTTGATGCCGCCCAAACACAGACCTGACAAACTTTAG
- the pdxH gene encoding pyridoxamine 5'-phosphate oxidase, whose translation MDSTELAGIRKEYSREELSISSVDPDPFVQFNAWMNEALSSDLPEPTAMTLSTASRDGRPSSRLVLLKGFDAKGLIFFTNYESQKGRELIENPFAALNFFWPELERQIRINGKASKVSSAESDEYFASRPFTSRIGAWASEQSRPLTSKSVLIAKVAALSAKYAIGGVPRPPHWGGFRIEPDHFEFWQGRPSRLHDRICYTLKNGEWSIERLSP comes from the coding sequence ATGGACTCGACCGAACTCGCAGGCATACGAAAAGAGTATTCGCGCGAGGAGCTTTCCATCTCCAGCGTCGATCCCGATCCGTTCGTCCAATTTAACGCGTGGATGAACGAGGCTCTTTCGTCCGATCTGCCGGAACCGACCGCGATGACGCTTTCAACCGCAAGCCGTGATGGGCGGCCGTCATCACGTCTGGTCCTGTTGAAAGGGTTTGATGCAAAGGGATTAATCTTTTTTACGAATTATGAAAGCCAAAAGGGCCGTGAACTGATCGAGAATCCTTTTGCAGCATTGAATTTCTTTTGGCCGGAGTTAGAACGTCAGATCAGGATCAACGGTAAGGCTTCGAAGGTGTCTTCAGCAGAATCGGACGAGTATTTCGCGTCGAGGCCATTTACTAGCAGGATCGGAGCCTGGGCCTCAGAACAAAGCCGGCCGTTAACTTCCAAATCCGTTCTAATTGCCAAAGTTGCCGCATTGTCGGCAAAATATGCCATTGGAGGCGTCCCGCGGCCGCCGCATTGGGGCGGGTTTCGTATCGAGCCTGATCATTTCGAATTCTGGCAGGGCCGCCCGAGCCGCCTGCACGACCGCATTTGCTATACTCTCAAAAACGGCGAATGGTCGATCGAACGCCTGTCGCCCTGA
- a CDS encoding GNAT family N-acetyltransferase, protein MIETERLFHRRFTRDDLPWLIENRSPAAVNRYLGGPKMQSPEALSKRLDFYINCYQTAGVGMCAMGLKQTGELIGSSGLQPLEDTGEIEVGYNLAEKFWRQGYGYEAAMGWLGYGFDVMGLERIVAVCHPDNTGSYKIMEKCGMRYEKTEWHYGQDCLYYAVERAEFRR, encoded by the coding sequence GTGATAGAGACCGAACGACTATTTCATCGCCGATTTACCCGCGACGATCTGCCGTGGCTGATAGAGAACCGTTCTCCGGCAGCAGTCAACCGCTATCTGGGCGGCCCGAAGATGCAAAGCCCTGAAGCTCTATCGAAACGGCTCGATTTCTATATAAATTGCTACCAAACGGCCGGCGTCGGGATGTGTGCTATGGGGTTGAAACAGACCGGCGAGCTGATCGGTTCGAGCGGCCTGCAACCGCTCGAAGACACCGGCGAGATCGAGGTCGGTTATAACCTAGCGGAAAAATTCTGGCGGCAAGGATACGGCTACGAAGCGGCAATGGGATGGCTCGGTTACGGATTTGACGTGATGGGTCTCGAACGCATAGTCGCCGTCTGTCATCCCGACAACACCGGTTCGTATAAGATAATGGAAAAGTGCGGAATGCGTTACGAAAAGACCGAGTGGCATTACGGCCAGGACTGTCTTTATTACGCGGTCGAGCGTGCTGAATTTCGTCGATGA
- a CDS encoding 4a-hydroxytetrahydrobiopterin dehydratase gives MQRKILSEAELRGSLADLESWKAVDNRIQRRFEFADFSAALDFVNKVGSLAEEADHHPDITFGWGYAEIALTTHDRGGVTDVDIALAAGINAI, from the coding sequence ATGCAACGCAAAATTCTTTCTGAAGCTGAGTTGCGCGGATCGCTCGCCGACTTGGAAAGCTGGAAAGCCGTCGACAACCGTATTCAAAGGCGTTTTGAATTCGCGGACTTCTCGGCAGCGCTGGATTTTGTCAACAAGGTTGGCTCTCTAGCAGAAGAAGCGGATCATCATCCGGACATAACGTTTGGTTGGGGATATGCAGAAATCGCGTTGACCACACACGACCGCGGCGGTGTGACGGATGTTGATATTGCTCTGGCCGCAGGAATAAATGCGATCTAA
- a CDS encoding NADP-dependent isocitrate dehydrogenase, which yields MSNVPITVAHGDGIGPEIMAATLHILKEAGARIDIEEIEIGEKVYLSGNTAGIAPESWDSLRRTKVFLKAPITTPQGGGFKSLNVTVRKTLGMYANIRPCVSYHPFIETKHPVMDVVIVRENEEDTYAGIEYRQSDMVEQCLKLITRPGCEKIVRYAFEYARKNNRKTVTVFVKDNIMKQTDGLFHRVFDEIGAEYPDIEKGDWIVDIGAAKLATSPQDFDVIVMPNLYGDILSDVTAQMTGSVGLAGSANIGENISMFEAIHGSAPRRAGQNVANPSGLFLGSVMMLVHIGQPDIAELTHNAWLKTIEDGVHTYDIAREGTTKQTVGTREFGEEVVKRLGQKPETLKAVEYKKDDGPTEERKPIYSIREPQKKDLVGVDVFVSWWNGDFYGAADELGPIVEQANGDGLKLVMISNRGTKVYPKGQPDTFCVDHWRCRFMAENQGETVTHQQVIDLLGRVAGVGLDFIKTEHLYNFDGEPGYSLGQGQ from the coding sequence ATGTCAAATGTACCTATCACAGTAGCTCACGGCGACGGGATCGGCCCTGAGATCATGGCGGCGACGCTGCATATTCTCAAAGAAGCAGGCGCCCGTATCGATATTGAAGAGATCGAGATCGGAGAAAAGGTTTACCTGAGCGGCAACACTGCCGGCATAGCCCCCGAATCATGGGATTCTCTGCGTCGAACCAAGGTGTTCCTTAAAGCCCCGATCACCACTCCGCAAGGCGGCGGTTTTAAGTCTTTGAATGTGACCGTCCGCAAGACGCTAGGCATGTACGCGAATATTCGCCCGTGCGTTTCATATCATCCGTTCATCGAAACGAAGCATCCAGTCATGGACGTCGTCATAGTTCGGGAGAACGAAGAAGACACATACGCCGGCATCGAATATCGCCAATCAGATATGGTCGAACAGTGTCTGAAGCTCATCACCAGGCCCGGCTGCGAGAAAATTGTCCGATATGCGTTCGAGTATGCTCGAAAGAACAACCGCAAAACAGTAACGGTTTTTGTGAAAGATAACATCATGAAGCAGACCGATGGACTGTTTCATCGTGTTTTTGATGAGATCGGTGCTGAGTATCCTGATATCGAAAAAGGAGATTGGATCGTCGATATCGGCGCAGCTAAGCTCGCAACGTCTCCTCAGGATTTTGATGTCATCGTCATGCCCAATCTCTACGGCGACATCCTCTCGGATGTAACGGCACAGATGACAGGTTCGGTGGGGCTCGCGGGTTCGGCTAATATTGGCGAGAACATTTCGATGTTCGAGGCAATTCACGGCAGTGCACCACGTCGTGCGGGCCAGAATGTCGCCAATCCTTCAGGCTTGTTCCTCGGCTCTGTAATGATGCTTGTTCACATCGGTCAGCCGGACATTGCGGAATTGACCCACAACGCGTGGCTCAAGACCATCGAAGACGGCGTTCATACCTACGACATCGCTCGAGAAGGCACGACCAAGCAGACGGTTGGGACGAGAGAGTTCGGCGAAGAGGTCGTCAAACGGCTTGGACAGAAGCCGGAGACGCTCAAAGCGGTAGAATACAAGAAAGACGACGGGCCTACTGAAGAGAGGAAACCCATCTACTCGATACGTGAACCGCAAAAGAAAGATCTTGTTGGCGTCGACGTGTTTGTTAGCTGGTGGAACGGTGATTTCTACGGTGCTGCGGACGAACTTGGCCCTATCGTTGAACAGGCAAACGGCGATGGGTTAAAACTGGTAATGATCTCGAACCGCGGTACCAAGGTTTATCCTAAAGGGCAGCCGGACACATTCTGTGTTGACCATTGGCGGTGCCGCTTTATGGCCGAGAACCAAGGAGAGACCGTTACGCATCAGCAAGTGATAGATCTGCTTGGCCGTGTTGCGGGTGTAGGACTTGATTTTATCAAGACTGAGCATCTGTATAATTTCGACGGCGAGCCTGGTTATTCGCTCGGCCAAGGCCAGTAA
- the purE gene encoding 5-(carboxyamino)imidazole ribonucleotide mutase — protein sequence MPKKVGITNQPIVSVIMGSKSDWPTMEHAAKVLEDFSVPYEKRIVSAHRTPDLLFEFAKSAQERGIEVIIAGAGGAAHLPGMCASQTILPVLGVPVESRSLKGLDSLLSIAQMPAGVPVGTLAVGEAGAKNAALLAVSILANSRPDLRKKLHDFRSKQTKTVLRSKLK from the coding sequence ATGCCGAAGAAAGTCGGGATAACAAACCAGCCGATAGTTTCGGTAATAATGGGCAGCAAAAGCGACTGGCCGACGATGGAACACGCTGCTAAGGTGCTTGAGGATTTCAGCGTTCCGTACGAAAAGAGGATCGTATCCGCCCATCGCACTCCTGATCTTCTTTTCGAATTTGCAAAGTCCGCTCAAGAACGCGGTATCGAGGTGATAATAGCAGGCGCCGGCGGTGCGGCTCATCTTCCGGGAATGTGCGCTTCGCAGACCATATTGCCCGTTCTTGGCGTCCCGGTCGAAAGCCGTTCCCTCAAAGGACTTGACTCGCTATTATCAATTGCTCAAATGCCGGCAGGCGTCCCCGTCGGGACGCTCGCTGTTGGCGAAGCCGGAGCTAAGAATGCCGCATTGTTAGCAGTTTCTATTCTCGCAAACTCGCGGCCTGACTTAAGGAAAAAGCTCCACGATTTTCGTTCGAAACAAACAAAGACCGTACTCAGATCAAAGCTAAAATGA
- the crcB gene encoding fluoride efflux transporter CrcB — translation MELAIRLCFIGIGGAFGAIARHLINISPLAGHFEKFPLPTFIINITGSMLLGFLMIVLSDKIVVSENLRMAIIVGFLGAFTTFSTFEAEIFGLLRERLWSLTLLYMSASVVVGFFGLLVGVWLGRKI, via the coding sequence ATGGAATTAGCGATCCGATTGTGCTTCATAGGTATTGGGGGAGCATTCGGTGCTATTGCCCGCCATTTAATCAACATCTCGCCGCTTGCCGGCCATTTCGAGAAATTCCCGTTGCCGACCTTTATTATAAACATCACCGGCTCAATGCTTCTGGGATTTCTGATGATCGTGCTTTCAGACAAGATCGTTGTCAGCGAGAACCTCAGAATGGCGATCATTGTTGGCTTTTTGGGCGCGTTTACGACCTTTTCGACATTTGAAGCCGAGATATTTGGCCTTCTTCGTGAACGGCTCTGGAGCCTAACGCTGCTCTACATGTCTGCAAGTGTAGTTGTCGGATTTTTTGGTTTATTGGTCGGGGTTTGGCTGGGACGCAAGATCTGA
- a CDS encoding DUF1015 domain-containing protein gives MARIEPFRALRPKPEIAKSVSCVPYDVVYESEVREHITGNPNSFLRVTRAEAEFPAGSGPDLDDVFAKARENLEAFIHEGILIHDEEPAFFVYQLAAASHTQTGLVACCSLDEYEEGNIKKHEKTRPDKVDDRTRHLLAVNAQTGLIFLAFRGTRVIHELLLRATETEPIYEFECPTGIRQRVWRVSNISSWKTAFAEVPALYIADGHHRAESAETARQELRSANPTHNGTEPYNFVIAGLFPAEDLRILPYNRVIKDLNGLSEEEFLEQIATSFLIEDALEKVPRHHGEICMYMGGKWRKLRFNVQYFREPDPIERLDVSILHNFLLAPILGIGDERTDKRIGFVGGIRGTAELERLVDEGTAKLAFSMFPTTMDDLLAVADMGEIMPPKSTWFEPKLKDGLLIHQL, from the coding sequence GTGGCAAGAATAGAGCCGTTTCGTGCGCTCCGCCCAAAACCGGAGATAGCAAAGTCGGTGTCGTGCGTTCCTTACGATGTCGTTTACGAATCTGAAGTACGGGAACACATTACCGGCAACCCAAATAGTTTCTTGCGGGTCACTCGGGCCGAAGCTGAATTCCCCGCCGGGTCAGGGCCGGACCTCGACGACGTTTTTGCAAAGGCCAGAGAAAATCTTGAGGCATTCATACACGAGGGCATCTTAATTCACGACGAGGAGCCTGCATTCTTCGTTTATCAGCTTGCTGCAGCCAGCCACACCCAAACCGGCCTAGTTGCTTGTTGCTCATTGGACGAGTATGAAGAAGGAAACATAAAAAAGCATGAAAAGACACGTCCCGATAAAGTGGATGACAGGACCCGGCATCTGCTTGCGGTCAACGCCCAGACGGGCCTGATATTTCTAGCTTTTCGAGGAACTCGGGTAATTCATGAGTTGTTACTGCGCGCAACGGAAACCGAGCCGATTTACGAATTCGAATGCCCTACAGGCATTCGACAGCGAGTTTGGCGTGTATCGAATATCTCGTCGTGGAAGACGGCGTTTGCCGAAGTCCCGGCTCTTTATATAGCCGATGGCCACCACAGGGCCGAGAGCGCTGAAACGGCACGGCAAGAATTGCGTTCGGCCAACCCCACACATAACGGTACTGAGCCCTACAATTTTGTTATCGCAGGTCTATTTCCAGCTGAGGATCTTCGTATCCTTCCGTACAATAGGGTCATAAAAGACCTTAACGGCCTTTCCGAAGAGGAATTTCTTGAGCAGATCGCAACAAGCTTTTTGATAGAGGACGCGTTAGAGAAGGTGCCGCGCCATCATGGGGAGATCTGTATGTATATGGGCGGTAAATGGCGGAAACTTAGATTTAATGTACAGTACTTTCGCGAACCCGACCCGATCGAAAGGCTGGACGTCAGTATTTTGCACAACTTTCTCCTTGCTCCGATCCTCGGCATCGGCGATGAACGAACAGATAAGAGAATCGGATTTGTCGGCGGAATTCGCGGAACCGCAGAACTCGAGAGATTGGTCGATGAAGGAACCGCAAAACTAGCCTTTTCGATGTTTCCGACGACCATGGATGACCTCCTCGCAGTTGCAGATATGGGAGAGATAATGCCCCCGAAATCTACGTGGTTTGAACCTAAGCTAAAGGACGGATTACTGATCCATCAGCTTTGA
- a CDS encoding DUF4878 domain-containing protein has product MRACYLNKFFVCGLICLLFAACGSREPATPVETFKTYVKALKAKDPKAIKTLLSEATLKMHEEQAKAQNTTIDDVLQRETLVGPNQTTVEFRNEKIDGEKATIEVKNSFGTWETVPFVFEKGQWRIDKQGFAQQMLDAMDESNRRLNEIINGNTQPAY; this is encoded by the coding sequence ATGAGAGCCTGCTATTTAAATAAATTCTTCGTCTGCGGGTTGATCTGCTTACTTTTTGCCGCGTGCGGCTCCCGAGAGCCGGCGACGCCGGTCGAGACATTCAAGACCTACGTGAAGGCGTTAAAAGCTAAGGACCCAAAGGCAATAAAGACGCTGCTGTCAGAGGCAACCTTGAAGATGCATGAAGAGCAGGCGAAAGCACAGAACACCACGATCGACGATGTCTTACAGCGAGAGACATTAGTCGGGCCAAACCAGACAACAGTTGAGTTTCGAAACGAAAAGATCGACGGGGAAAAAGCGACTATCGAAGTAAAGAACTCGTTTGGGACCTGGGAAACGGTTCCATTTGTATTTGAAAAAGGGCAGTGGCGAATTGATAAGCAAGGATTTGCGCAACAGATGCTTGATGCGATGGACGAAAGCAATCGCAGGCTGAATGAAATAATTAACGGCAACACCCAGCCGGCATATTAG